The following coding sequences are from one Haloferax litoreum window:
- a CDS encoding alpha/beta fold hydrolase, protein MVDIRGPIDAPALIFVHGAGISRKLWVPQMDSLADSFRTLAPDLPGHGDRADEPFRFDDAVETVAALLADVESDCVVLVGQSLGGYVVTSVAARNPDRVSGVVLSGSSADYRGQLGARTTVSSYLFRLGARVPGVEPRFERTMGERLRSLPLSDAAIEEILEAGLSLDAWGQSGLALVGVDFPALLSRFAGPVLFINCEDDKINRPAAVERCSELSNATPVVIRDAGHTVNLERPEAYTGIVREFAMSLCRDEAESIPDRL, encoded by the coding sequence ATGGTCGATATCCGTGGTCCAATCGACGCGCCCGCTCTCATCTTCGTCCACGGGGCCGGTATCTCACGAAAGCTCTGGGTCCCACAGATGGATTCGCTCGCAGACTCCTTTCGGACCCTCGCGCCGGACCTCCCCGGACACGGTGACCGCGCCGACGAACCGTTCCGATTCGATGACGCCGTGGAGACCGTGGCAGCACTCCTAGCCGATGTGGAATCTGACTGCGTCGTCTTGGTCGGTCAGTCGCTCGGTGGCTACGTAGTGACCAGCGTGGCGGCCCGCAACCCCGACCGTGTGTCGGGGGTGGTCCTCTCTGGGAGCAGTGCCGACTATCGCGGTCAGTTGGGTGCCCGGACGACCGTCAGTAGCTACCTGTTTCGACTCGGCGCTAGGGTTCCCGGCGTCGAACCCCGGTTCGAACGAACGATGGGCGAGCGGTTGCGTTCGCTCCCGCTCTCCGATGCGGCAATCGAAGAAATACTCGAGGCGGGACTGTCGCTGGATGCGTGGGGGCAGTCCGGCCTGGCGCTCGTCGGAGTCGATTTCCCTGCACTCCTGTCGAGATTCGCTGGACCGGTTCTGTTCATCAATTGCGAAGACGACAAGATTAATCGACCGGCAGCAGTCGAACGGTGTTCCGAACTGTCGAACGCTACCCCTGTCGTCATTCGCGATGCGGGCCACACCGTGAATCTCGAACGGCCCGAGGCGTACACGGGTATCGTCCGTGAGTTCGCCATGTCACTGTGTCGAGACGAGGCAGAGTCGATTCCTGACCGACTCTGA
- a CDS encoding CPBP family intramembrane glutamic endopeptidase — MNSGTGFGTDGVVTTEIDSESPESRHWYTFGIFVASTLTYSWGLWALLVFGIVPASATTPLILLGGFGPFVGALVTLRLTGLSVRTWLRSNLRYRLSLRWYALAVVLPPILIVASSIIYVTVFDASYAFDELAALWMFPLGLALTFAVGGGNEELGWRGFAQPALQEGLSAFTASVLIGFVWFVWHIPLFFVPGSSQAGVPMVPYAVGVLATAVVLTWLYNATGSLLIPWLYHASINPAGGYFLAGVDSLKTTPGYGTYALVVAIVAVALLVRYGPTDLAARARVRLSDLT, encoded by the coding sequence ATGAATTCTGGAACTGGTTTCGGAACCGATGGTGTCGTCACTACGGAGATAGACAGCGAATCACCAGAATCGAGACACTGGTACACCTTCGGCATCTTCGTCGCAAGCACGCTCACGTATTCGTGGGGGTTGTGGGCCCTCCTCGTGTTCGGAATCGTTCCTGCGTCGGCAACCACACCCCTCATCCTACTCGGTGGATTTGGTCCGTTCGTCGGTGCGCTGGTCACGCTCCGGCTTACGGGATTGAGTGTCCGCACGTGGCTTCGGTCGAACCTCCGCTATCGTCTCTCGCTTCGATGGTACGCGCTCGCTGTCGTCTTGCCGCCGATCCTCATCGTCGCCTCCAGTATCATCTACGTGACCGTCTTCGATGCGTCGTACGCGTTCGACGAACTCGCTGCGCTCTGGATGTTCCCTCTCGGCCTTGCGTTGACGTTTGCCGTCGGTGGCGGGAACGAAGAACTCGGGTGGCGTGGGTTTGCTCAGCCGGCACTCCAAGAAGGACTTTCTGCGTTCACGGCAAGTGTCCTAATCGGGTTCGTCTGGTTCGTCTGGCACATTCCACTGTTCTTCGTTCCAGGGAGCTCGCAGGCCGGCGTCCCGATGGTCCCCTACGCGGTTGGCGTCCTCGCCACAGCCGTCGTGCTCACATGGCTCTACAACGCTACTGGGAGCCTCCTCATCCCGTGGCTATATCACGCCAGTATCAACCCCGCCGGCGGGTATTTCTTAGCGGGTGTGGACAGCCTAAAGACCACTCCTGGATACGGCACGTACGCGCTGGTCGTCGCAATCGTTGCCGTCGCCTTGCTTGTCCGCTACGGTCCGACAGACCTCGCGGCTCGTGCTCGAGTTCGACTTTCGGACTTGACGTGA
- a CDS encoding CPBP family intramembrane glutamic endopeptidase — protein sequence MTFDERPERTLLVYTLATYAFSWACWGLRAVIPNSDAVTGSVLFVLGGLGPFFVGILLTYAAGRSVQSWLANIFSTRVAGRYYVVAFVLPAVVVLAAGVVHALVFGGESSLNALPAAVEYPLFLGFIALFGGGLEEPGWRGYLLPHLQDKYTALVAALLVGLVWAGWHLPLFFLSGTVQNGMSPWLYVAQLIALSVVLTWLTNATGGSVVPAIVLHAGGNAILNYYPIGGVAGAISPLGLGLLATALTVVALALVIHYGPRHLAPSGEYMAVSSHSSD from the coding sequence ATGACGTTTGACGAGCGGCCAGAACGCACATTGCTCGTCTACACGCTCGCGACGTACGCGTTCTCGTGGGCGTGCTGGGGGCTTCGGGCTGTGATCCCCAACTCCGACGCGGTCACTGGATCGGTTCTGTTCGTTCTCGGCGGTCTCGGCCCGTTCTTCGTGGGCATCCTCCTGACGTACGCTGCAGGACGAAGCGTGCAGTCGTGGCTTGCGAACATCTTCAGCACTCGGGTTGCCGGTCGGTACTACGTCGTCGCGTTCGTCCTGCCGGCCGTCGTCGTCCTCGCTGCTGGAGTCGTTCACGCGCTTGTCTTTGGTGGCGAATCGTCTCTCAATGCACTCCCTGCGGCGGTCGAGTACCCGCTCTTCTTGGGGTTTATCGCTCTATTCGGTGGTGGGTTAGAAGAACCGGGGTGGCGTGGATATCTCCTCCCTCATCTGCAGGACAAATACACTGCACTCGTTGCCGCTCTCCTTGTCGGCCTCGTCTGGGCTGGCTGGCACCTGCCACTGTTCTTCCTCTCGGGGACAGTGCAGAATGGGATGTCGCCGTGGTTGTACGTCGCCCAACTTATTGCATTGTCCGTCGTGCTGACGTGGCTGACCAACGCTACAGGAGGGAGTGTCGTTCCCGCCATCGTCCTCCATGCCGGTGGAAACGCCATCCTGAACTACTACCCGATTGGCGGCGTCGCCGGTGCAATTTCTCCGCTGGGGTTGGGCCTACTTGCCACGGCGCTAACGGTGGTCGCGCTCGCTTTGGTGATACACTACGGGCCGCGACACCTCGCCCCGTCTGGTGAGTACATGGCGGTTTCTTCTCACTCTAGTGATTGA
- a CDS encoding outer membrane protein assembly factor BamB family protein, producing MNKILRDGNWRMFQCNAAHTGNSLSSVGPKESVRERWSFDSGSAIPSSPVVDNDMVYFGNQNSGPEANLFALSSVDGSKRWSFNCRDEVRTSPAVGKGTLFASSLYPSLYAVSLASGSLKWSVDVDSPMDSSPTIYDGTVYVGSWEGSLLAIDEKTGSIRWKYETKAEIESSPAVRKNVVYIGNVDGSVYALNSTNGDLLWNCNIDQPITSTIAVTPEFVFVASRLGQVVAIDPVSGQKQWTFSVGHYPCSSLAVSNGVVYFGCANHYVYALDVETGQEIWRFKTKDKVKSSPAIADRILYIGSDDQHVYALDADNGNELWQFETSYAVRSSPAIANGTLYIGNNEGRIYALEDK from the coding sequence ATGAATAAGATACTCAGAGATGGAAATTGGAGGATGTTCCAATGCAACGCGGCTCATACTGGAAACAGCTTGAGTTCAGTTGGTCCAAAGGAATCTGTTCGCGAGCGGTGGAGTTTCGATAGTGGCTCTGCAATTCCTTCATCACCAGTTGTAGATAATGATATGGTCTATTTCGGAAATCAAAACAGTGGACCAGAAGCTAATTTGTTTGCTCTTTCGTCAGTGGATGGGTCAAAACGATGGAGTTTCAACTGCCGTGACGAAGTTCGAACATCTCCAGCAGTTGGTAAGGGAACACTCTTTGCGAGTAGCTTGTACCCCTCCCTATATGCGGTTTCTCTGGCATCAGGGTCTCTGAAATGGAGTGTTGATGTGGATTCACCAATGGATTCCTCACCTACAATCTACGACGGAACAGTCTACGTGGGGTCGTGGGAAGGGTCGCTCCTCGCTATTGATGAAAAGACTGGGAGTATCCGATGGAAGTACGAAACAAAAGCTGAAATTGAATCCTCGCCAGCAGTTAGAAAAAATGTAGTATACATTGGTAATGTAGATGGGTCCGTATACGCGCTTAATTCAACTAACGGAGACCTACTTTGGAATTGTAATATTGACCAACCAATAACATCAACAATCGCAGTCACTCCTGAATTTGTCTTCGTAGCATCCAGATTAGGCCAGGTAGTTGCAATTGATCCAGTCTCCGGACAAAAGCAGTGGACATTCTCAGTCGGCCATTATCCTTGCTCGTCACTGGCGGTATCAAACGGGGTCGTCTATTTCGGGTGTGCTAACCACTACGTCTATGCGTTAGATGTTGAGACTGGTCAAGAGATTTGGCGATTCAAGACCAAAGATAAAGTAAAATCCTCTCCAGCTATAGCTGATAGAATACTCTATATTGGGAGCGATGACCAGCACGTATATGCTCTTGATGCAGACAATGGGAACGAACTTTGGCAGTTCGAAACAAGTTATGCAGTTCGATCATCACCAGCAATCGCTAATGGGACCCTATATATTGGGAATAATGAAGGGCGGATATACGCTTTAGAAGACAAATAA
- a CDS encoding CPBP family intramembrane glutamic endopeptidase, whose amino-acid sequence MTSTRVPFIDDHPVAAFFVGAFAFTWVISAPAAFMEESWTPWILIYIGSFGPPVSAAAVTWLRGDDVRAWASQIVRWRVGGIWWLAAFGIPVGIVGVTTVILWAIGGPVDIGRPLQSPALVAVVFLFGLTVSGGLNEEPGWRGFAQPYLNDRYDALTASLIIGVVWALWHLPYFLIPIAPHSGFTVVNQIGWFISIILLSVILGWAYNSTGSVLIAMVLHAMVNTADILLPLAPDQIVIDDVIQETAIATVTITQVAVTLLVALGIIAYFGRESLARVEIPGSAYIRGGNR is encoded by the coding sequence ATGACGAGCACTCGAGTCCCCTTTATCGACGACCACCCAGTTGCTGCATTCTTCGTGGGCGCATTTGCCTTCACGTGGGTTATCTCGGCCCCAGCAGCGTTCATGGAAGAAAGCTGGACTCCATGGATTCTCATCTACATCGGTAGTTTCGGACCGCCAGTGAGCGCTGCCGCAGTAACGTGGCTACGCGGTGACGATGTCAGAGCCTGGGCCAGTCAGATCGTTCGGTGGCGAGTCGGTGGAATCTGGTGGCTCGCAGCCTTCGGAATACCTGTCGGTATTGTGGGAGTAACGACGGTGATTCTGTGGGCCATCGGCGGTCCGGTCGATATCGGTCGGCCCCTCCAATCTCCCGCACTAGTTGCCGTCGTGTTTTTGTTCGGCCTCACGGTTAGCGGTGGATTGAACGAAGAGCCGGGCTGGCGTGGATTCGCACAACCCTATCTGAACGACCGGTACGATGCACTCACGGCGAGCCTCATCATCGGCGTCGTCTGGGCGCTCTGGCACCTCCCGTATTTCCTCATCCCGATAGCCCCTCACTCCGGGTTCACAGTCGTTAATCAAATCGGCTGGTTCATCAGTATCATCTTGTTGTCGGTCATTCTCGGGTGGGCCTACAACAGCACGGGAAGTGTGCTAATCGCGATGGTCCTCCACGCGATGGTGAACACCGCAGACATACTCCTCCCACTGGCACCAGACCAAATCGTCATTGATGATGTCATTCAGGAAACCGCTATTGCGACGGTCACGATTACACAGGTGGCTGTCACCTTACTCGTCGCTCTCGGTATCATCGCGTACTTCGGCCGAGAGTCACTCGCCCGTGTGGAGATACCGGGGTCGGCCTATATCAGAGGAGGTAACCGATGA
- a CDS encoding DUF6326 family protein — protein MSEARTEVNETNGLEDVEMNVKLKLAGLWTSFMFLYVYVDIFGFYKPGTIEDILIGEVFTFQITPTFVLVALVFVTIPGLMIFLSLALPARVNRWTNIVVAILYVPFTLYNLVGESWSYMYFGAGIETVLLAIVIWYAWKWPRTTGSSSDSETGSTTALT, from the coding sequence ATGAGCGAAGCACGTACCGAAGTAAACGAGACAAATGGGTTGGAAGACGTCGAGATGAATGTAAAACTGAAGCTTGCGGGGTTGTGGACATCATTTATGTTTTTATATGTATATGTAGATATTTTTGGATTTTACAAGCCAGGGACTATTGAGGATATACTAATAGGAGAAGTATTCACGTTCCAAATCACGCCAACATTTGTGTTGGTTGCACTAGTATTTGTGACAATTCCGGGTTTGATGATTTTCCTGTCTCTGGCATTGCCGGCAAGAGTGAATCGATGGACGAATATTGTCGTGGCAATACTCTATGTACCTTTTACTTTATACAATTTAGTGGGCGAATCTTGGTCATATATGTATTTTGGGGCAGGCATAGAAACTGTTCTTCTTGCAATAGTTATCTGGTATGCCTGGAAATGGCCTCGGACTACAGGGAGTAGTTCAGATTCTGAGACTGGCTCAACCACTGCACTCACATAG
- a CDS encoding ABC transporter ATP-binding protein, with the protein MSSTVVFDSVRPTYGDVTALDDISVAFDPGFNVVLGPNGAGKTTLFRIGAGILPPDAGGVTVAGIDPFADQSVKTRVGYLPHGTPLNGQLTVSENLDYWGRVLGLDTRTRDARIEQTAKTMAVDDLLDRPATDLSRGQRQRVTIARVLLGDPAVLFLDEPTTGLDPGAARSLRDQLDALAAEGRTLCYSTHNLYEAEQLADELTVIKDGTVAAQGPKDELIGRLRGEGAREVYLESDADNGTFAALGIEARESRDGWVVTLPEDQSVNDLITVLIERGFTIERVQEEETSLEELYGRLTGEEEVSSR; encoded by the coding sequence ATGTCTTCTACTGTAGTGTTCGACAGCGTTCGGCCCACCTACGGAGACGTGACCGCCCTCGACGACATCTCTGTCGCGTTCGACCCCGGATTCAATGTCGTCTTGGGGCCGAACGGTGCAGGTAAAACGACGCTGTTTCGCATCGGAGCTGGAATCCTCCCGCCCGACGCCGGCGGCGTAACGGTTGCTGGGATAGACCCATTCGCGGACCAGTCGGTGAAAACCCGCGTCGGCTATCTCCCCCACGGGACGCCCCTGAACGGCCAGCTGACGGTGAGCGAGAACCTCGATTACTGGGGACGCGTGCTCGGTCTCGACACTCGAACCCGCGACGCGCGCATCGAACAGACGGCCAAGACCATGGCTGTCGACGACCTCTTGGACCGTCCAGCGACGGACCTGAGCCGTGGACAGCGTCAGCGCGTGACGATTGCCCGGGTGTTGCTCGGCGACCCCGCCGTGTTGTTTCTCGACGAACCGACAACGGGACTCGACCCCGGTGCGGCTCGGTCCCTTCGTGACCAGCTTGACGCCCTCGCAGCGGAGGGTCGAACCCTGTGTTATTCGACTCACAACCTCTACGAAGCCGAACAGCTTGCGGACGAGCTCACGGTCATCAAAGACGGTACGGTCGCCGCACAGGGCCCGAAAGACGAGCTTATCGGGCGACTCAGAGGTGAGGGTGCCCGCGAGGTATACCTTGAGTCCGACGCAGACAACGGTACGTTCGCGGCACTCGGCATCGAAGCTCGTGAATCACGGGACGGCTGGGTCGTCACGCTCCCTGAAGACCAGTCAGTTAACGACCTAATCACGGTCCTGATAGAGCGCGGCTTCACCATCGAGCGCGTCCAAGAAGAAGAGACCTCGCTTGAGGAACTATACGGTCGTCTGACTGGCGAGGAGGAGGTGTCATCCCGATGA
- a CDS encoding DUF5518 domain-containing protein encodes MSDTNTLRNAVIGAVVTIVLAFTAISPVVGGAVAGYLQQERPNRGARVGAISGVIASIPFLLVLALGVVVFFGTSTTGGFGAPGGVELAIILLLIVPLGVLWNAGLSAAGGYVGAYLRMKSGPAESTTPEFGQDAR; translated from the coding sequence ATGAGCGACACAAATACCCTCCGCAACGCAGTCATCGGTGCAGTCGTCACAATCGTTCTCGCGTTCACTGCAATCTCGCCTGTGGTCGGTGGGGCGGTGGCTGGTTACCTCCAACAGGAACGTCCCAATCGTGGTGCGAGAGTCGGTGCTATCTCCGGCGTCATCGCGAGCATTCCGTTCCTCCTCGTACTCGCTCTCGGCGTCGTCGTGTTCTTCGGGACGTCCACGACGGGTGGATTCGGTGCCCCGGGGGGCGTCGAACTAGCCATCATCTTGCTGCTCATCGTTCCTCTCGGGGTACTTTGGAATGCCGGCCTGAGCGCCGCGGGTGGTTACGTCGGTGCATATCTCCGTATGAAATCTGGCCCCGCGGAGTCAACCACACCCGAATTCGGGCAGGATGCGAGGTAG
- a CDS encoding enoyl-CoA hydratase-related protein: protein MARYNTIELAVDDRDVATLTFDRPEKRNAMSPELLEEVGDALETIRGDVRALVIEGNGPSFNAGMDFEKYFTELRKKDPLLVKEANFIHGRALNRIKDFPAPTIAKVHGWALGGGYMVMAVCDIAFAATDAKFGFSEINFGIAAGGGTMWAAAHTLSRRDAMYYTMTGEPFDGVEAERMGAVNKSVPPEELDDEVDRFVEKLLEKNALALEYSKDYYDHARRMTYRESHDYELAKGEEMKYFQRQEFFTEGVGQFMEDKYKPGTGEAYEKE, encoded by the coding sequence ATGGCCAGGTACAACACCATCGAGCTAGCGGTAGATGACCGTGACGTTGCGACGTTGACATTCGACCGACCCGAGAAGCGGAACGCGATGAGCCCCGAGTTGCTCGAAGAAGTCGGTGATGCACTCGAAACCATTCGTGGCGACGTTCGAGCGCTCGTCATCGAAGGGAACGGCCCTTCGTTTAACGCAGGGATGGATTTCGAGAAGTACTTCACTGAACTTCGAAAGAAAGACCCACTACTCGTAAAAGAGGCCAACTTCATCCATGGCCGTGCTCTCAACCGAATCAAGGACTTCCCCGCACCCACGATTGCGAAAGTTCATGGTTGGGCACTTGGTGGCGGCTACATGGTGATGGCGGTCTGTGATATCGCGTTCGCCGCGACAGATGCCAAATTCGGGTTCTCAGAGATAAACTTCGGCATCGCTGCTGGAGGTGGAACTATGTGGGCAGCCGCTCACACGCTCTCCAGACGTGATGCAATGTACTACACGATGACAGGGGAGCCGTTCGATGGGGTCGAAGCCGAGCGGATGGGTGCTGTGAACAAATCTGTGCCCCCCGAGGAGTTGGACGACGAAGTCGACCGATTCGTCGAGAAATTACTCGAGAAAAATGCGCTCGCGTTAGAGTATTCAAAGGATTACTACGACCACGCCCGCCGGATGACGTACCGAGAGTCTCACGACTACGAGTTAGCAAAGGGCGAGGAGATGAAGTACTTCCAACGACAGGAGTTCTTCACCGAAGGAGTCGGTCAGTTCATGGAAGACAAGTACAAGCCGGGCACCGGAGAAGCCTACGAAAAAGAGTAA
- a CDS encoding winged helix-turn-helix domain-containing protein, which yields MTRDDAESAFALLASDIRLRILETLVDVPQQEPLSFTELYDAVDAANTSQFSYHLKELTEQYVQHQETGYVVTDAGRRIVQSIKADEYTLQPKFDPVAIETHCPYCGATAAEATYDGRLATIDCLSCANTVLRYELRPGHVAKRSSLRALEAADRQMRGELCSAVDGVCQRCGGSMKLEFITGKEVDPATVLVVCECQHCMTTLSVPIEVALLHHPEVIAKFWDDNLNVTTTPTWELLSEISDWDVELDASDGIMVEFSGNKHLRFELEREEETQLW from the coding sequence ATGACTCGTGATGATGCGGAATCTGCCTTCGCTCTATTGGCGAGTGATATCCGGCTTCGAATATTGGAAACGCTGGTCGACGTGCCCCAACAAGAACCGCTCTCGTTCACCGAACTGTACGACGCGGTTGACGCCGCGAACACGTCACAGTTCTCCTACCACCTGAAGGAACTCACCGAACAGTACGTCCAGCACCAGGAAACGGGATACGTCGTCACCGACGCAGGACGACGAATCGTTCAGTCGATCAAAGCCGACGAATACACGCTACAGCCGAAATTCGATCCGGTGGCGATCGAGACGCACTGTCCGTACTGTGGTGCCACGGCAGCAGAAGCGACTTACGATGGCCGACTCGCTACGATAGATTGTCTCTCGTGTGCGAACACCGTACTGCGATACGAATTGCGGCCGGGTCACGTAGCAAAACGGAGTTCCTTACGAGCACTGGAAGCAGCGGATCGGCAGATGCGTGGGGAATTATGTTCCGCTGTCGACGGTGTCTGTCAACGTTGTGGAGGGTCGATGAAGTTGGAGTTCATCACAGGGAAAGAGGTCGACCCAGCAACGGTACTCGTCGTCTGTGAGTGCCAACACTGTATGACGACGCTTTCAGTTCCCATAGAGGTTGCACTCTTACACCATCCTGAAGTGATTGCAAAGTTCTGGGATGACAACCTGAACGTAACTACGACGCCCACGTGGGAACTGCTTTCAGAAATTTCTGATTGGGATGTCGAGTTAGACGCATCGGACGGGATTATGGTAGAGTTTTCGGGGAACAAACACCTCCGATTCGAGCTCGAACGCGAAGAGGAAACTCAGCTCTGGTGA
- a CDS encoding DUF4242 domain-containing protein codes for MDVHRNVDASVEDVVEAHKKDLETQEKHGVKYLNYWVDEDEGAVFCLFEGPSKEAGEKVHEEAHGLTADEIYEVKQGE; via the coding sequence ATGGACGTCCACCGGAATGTGGACGCGAGCGTTGAGGACGTCGTAGAGGCTCACAAAAAGGATCTTGAAACCCAGGAGAAGCACGGTGTGAAATACCTGAATTACTGGGTAGACGAAGACGAGGGCGCTGTCTTCTGTCTCTTTGAGGGTCCGAGCAAGGAAGCGGGTGAGAAGGTCCACGAAGAAGCCCACGGCCTCACCGCTGACGAGATCTATGAAGTCAAACAGGGCGAATAA